One window of the Natrinema sp. CBA1119 genome contains the following:
- a CDS encoding molybdenum cofactor biosynthesis protein B, whose amino-acid sequence MTSDSDDRRSTDHHGHDIIDPLYVGVVTVSSSRAGTADPDDPGGDTIQDCFEADGHEVRERLLVRDDYSAIRTAVRGLVARRDIDVVCTTGGTGVTVDDVSPEATASLFERELPGFGELFRSLSWDEVGTRAMASRATAGIAVDTPVFCLPGSQSACETACEELIVPESPHLAGLATRHRAETTDQTLADYQDE is encoded by the coding sequence ATGACCAGCGACAGCGACGACCGACGGAGTACCGACCACCACGGACACGATATCATCGATCCGCTCTACGTTGGGGTCGTCACCGTCTCGAGTTCGCGCGCGGGAACGGCGGATCCCGACGATCCGGGCGGAGACACCATTCAGGACTGTTTCGAAGCCGATGGCCACGAGGTCCGAGAACGGCTCCTGGTCCGGGACGACTATTCGGCGATCCGAACCGCCGTTCGCGGCCTCGTTGCACGCCGCGACATCGACGTGGTGTGTACCACCGGCGGCACCGGTGTCACCGTCGACGACGTCTCTCCGGAGGCGACCGCATCGCTGTTCGAACGCGAGTTGCCGGGCTTTGGCGAACTGTTTCGCTCGCTCTCGTGGGACGAAGTCGGAACGCGAGCGATGGCCTCGCGCGCGACGGCGGGAATCGCCGTCGACACGCCCGTCTTCTGTCTCCCTGGGAGCCAGAGCGCCTGCGAAACCGCCTGTGAGGAGCTGATCGTCCCCGAATCGCCCCACCTCGCGGGACTGGCGACTCGGCACCGCGCGGAGACGACCGATCAGACGCTCGCGGATTACCAGGACGAGTAG
- a CDS encoding IS5 family transposase gives MKREGFAVHTKLARFTSHVVSLAQKAVVGRPKPAVKRGDGGYADWVIVSIRGLKTYLDLPYRRLLDVLYEMPRIAGILDLEVTQLPDFTTVCARMQDLKMPLWRDVLRLSAELHETGEIQAIDATGMDRVAASQHYAKRTNYTFRAVKTTALIDCETGAILDIHCSMKQPHDTQIAWQLLTRNLDKLSILTADKGYDWELLRQKLRSEGVKPVIKHREFGWHGVANNVLLDDTTYHQRSNIESTFFALRRKYGEIVRARTWFGQFRELVLKCAVRNVELALDAATR, from the coding sequence GTGAAGCGGGAAGGCTTTGCTGTGCACACGAAGCTAGCCCGCTTCACTAGCCACGTTGTCTCGCTCGCCCAAAAAGCCGTCGTCGGAAGGCCAAAACCAGCCGTAAAACGCGGTGACGGCGGCTACGCCGACTGGGTGATCGTCTCAATTCGCGGCCTCAAAACGTATCTCGATTTGCCGTACCGGCGACTCTTGGACGTCCTGTACGAAATGCCACGGATTGCGGGAATTCTTGACCTAGAAGTAACTCAGCTGCCCGATTTTACCACCGTGTGTGCGCGAATGCAAGACCTCAAAATGCCGCTCTGGCGCGACGTTCTCCGGCTGTCGGCGGAGCTGCACGAGACCGGCGAGATCCAGGCAATCGACGCAACCGGCATGGATCGGGTCGCGGCGAGCCAGCACTACGCCAAACGGACGAATTACACGTTCAGGGCGGTGAAAACGACCGCCTTGATCGATTGCGAAACTGGTGCGATTCTAGATATACATTGCTCGATGAAACAACCGCACGATACACAGATCGCGTGGCAACTGCTCACGCGCAACCTAGACAAACTGAGTATTCTAACCGCTGACAAAGGCTACGACTGGGAGCTCCTTCGACAGAAGCTTCGGTCTGAGGGCGTCAAACCGGTGATCAAGCACCGCGAATTTGGCTGGCACGGCGTCGCAAACAATGTGTTGCTCGATGATACAACGTACCATCAACGATCAAATATCGAATCGACGTTTTTTGCGCTCCGGCGCAAATACGGCGAGATCGTTCGAGCGAGAACCTGGTTCGGCCAGTTCCGCGAACTCGTGCTCAAATGCGCCGTCAGAAACGTCGAACTAGCGCTTGACGCCGCTACCCGGTGA
- a CDS encoding group I intron-associated PD-(D/E)XK endonuclease — translation MEEAFQGLSEPQKKGDATEGIIKAEFLSRGIPVLAPESDNLPYDLVIDRESDLLRIQCKTASSNDDSKVRFETRSTRVKRQGYERAGYDGKIDYFAVYNPVIGETYLVPIQDAPKTGMEIRYQKTKNGQTARVNWHEDYLIDTQLSGP, via the coding sequence ATGGAAGAAGCCTTTCAGGGCCTATCAGAACCGCAGAAAAAAGGCGACGCAACAGAAGGGATTATTAAGGCAGAGTTTCTTTCACGTGGAATTCCTGTTCTTGCCCCTGAGTCGGATAATTTACCGTATGACCTCGTCATTGACAGAGAGTCGGATCTACTACGTATTCAATGTAAGACGGCATCCAGTAATGACGATAGCAAAGTTCGATTTGAAACACGGAGTACGAGAGTGAAGAGGCAGGGCTACGAGAGAGCAGGATACGATGGGAAGATTGATTATTTCGCTGTTTACAATCCCGTTATTGGAGAGACCTATCTCGTACCAATCCAGGATGCTCCAAAAACAGGGATGGAGATCCGGTACCAGAAAACGAAAAACGGCCAGACAGCAAGGGTTAATTGGCATGAGGATTATCTCATAGATACGCAACTATCGGGCCCTTAG